The sequence GGTGATGAGACTCCTTTTTCTTGGGTCCCTCATCCTGCTTCTGTCTGTTGGTGAAATTTAGCTAAGAGTCAGAGCTTTACAACATCTACAACAGATACGTAGCTTATACATTTCTCCTCTACTCTTTGTAGTTCATGGATTTTGCAGCGCAGTTTCTTCCAAAATTCTATTACCACAGTCCGCAGCATGTTATAATGATGAAGACAGACTAAACTTGCCATTTATCACCTGCAATGGTGCGACCAAAGATTCTCTCCTGCAACTGCAAAATATATCTGGGCTCAACAGTAAAACGGACCACTCTTCAAGAAGAAACGGATCCAATTTTCTGGGCTCTCTGATCATAACCCATATTGGACCGACCAGTACAGAAATGAACAAAACAGAGCCCCTATTATTAGATCTAAAAATAAAGGGTTTATATACGATCAGAAATGACCCAATTTTCGGAAACCTAAAAGACAGTTTCGAATGGCTGTGATCGACAACATAATATGGTCCCCTTCATTTTGTCAATAGAACTACACCATCCcccctttttttttgtcaaaataGAACTACACCATCTGTTCTCTGCTTTATAGGAAAACCTTCCTTTGCCTACACAATTATATAGCTCACAtacataaaagataaaaaatagaaaggaaTTGTACGACCAGATACTAGAAGGTAGACCAAGATATAAATTGCCGTAATATtctaaaacaaccccacactTCTGACCATACTAATTTCTTGAAACATGCCCTTTATGAGTTATGGACCTCCCCTTTCGCCTAACCAACTCTATTTACCCCCAACGCCAACTCTTCCTATtaccataaaaatatttatatgaatatatttaataatagatCCGCAGACTTTGATTTctttagaaattcttttctgatttttatgaaaaacttTGTTTTACTaacttttgatatatatatatatatatgggttCATGGATTAAGACAATTGGACCAAGCCCCAAGCCATCGCCTATAACCAAGTTTTTATGcatgtatatttaaataagattaaaCTATTGCATAGTTTGAGGGCTagaagtatttttttatattaaaaaagtaatatgtgttttatttttaagtattttttagatatatttaatattttttttaaattataaatattaatagaatcataaatttttaataacataAGCATTTTTAGTAATTCAGCATCCGATTAGATATTTTGTTGTCGTATTagagtattaaaatatatatatttttatttttaatcaaatttaaaaaataaatttattaaataaaatattaagatatttaataattttatgatacaTTATCAAATGTTATATTGCTTATGAAATCATAATTTAGTAGCGATTCATGTAAAAATacatgtaaaattatataaaataataataaaaatataaatatgtatcaagaaaatactaaaaaaataaaatatgcgATATtcatttgatataaaaaaaaaataccttCGTCTTTCGCTGAAAAAGCGCATAACCacatgataattttttaaactttatcttataaatcaatatttaataaaaattacaggatttcataaaacaaaaaaggatAATCCGAAAAGTTAATTCGTTATAGAAGAAATGAAGAtagaacaaataaaaaagaaaaggaatgaACGGTAAGGCATTGAGGACGCTTATTCAACCAGTCCATGTCTATATCTTGGCTTTCAGATAGACAAATCAACAATGTTGTTTCAAAATTCAGTAATGTAAATAGGTAGGGTACTAAAGTGAGAACAGAGAGGTCACTTTCTAGTAGATCCTGGCCAGTAGTGCGGCCAAGGCAACAACAGcctttataaataataattgagcAGAGCAGAGCTACTTGGGTATGAAAGtaacaaataaacaaataaaaatttgtaactaggattctttctttctttttctttttaaaatttgtttccCCAATTGATGAATTAGGACAGTAACTCAGCTGAATTGGTTGTGGGTTATAAATCTATGGGTCCCTCAAAAGTCACATTCCTTGCATGTATTTTGAATAAACACATACACATACAGCATGTGTTGCCCATAAAAGACACTTCAATTTCAGGCCATAAAGAAAGTAAATCCAAATAATATATTCGTGGGGTACCCTCTACTAAATGAGTTCTTAACGACAGGCATTTACTAATTACCATAGCCTAGTTATTTTGTtcttcaataatttaataaagttaATACTGGAAACTTATTGTCTTGTCATTGTGTTAGCTTCAATGATTTAAAGGCAGTAAGAATTTTCAGTAGAATTCAATACGACTAACTTATTGTATATAAAAtctagaaaatataattaaaacgTTACACATACCACCACTTCATAGTAATGATGCTAAAAAGGATTTTTATGACACTTAACTACCACAACCATTTTCATACCTCAAAGTGGGAAACCAATTTGCCCCATCCCACTTCAAAACTTTTCTCCCCAAACAAAAAACAGTTGTGCCAAAATTTGACCTTAgcttatttaagaaattaaaaaaaaaaaaaaaaaaaaagtgttcGGTTAGGACTGCAAAATGGGGTTTGAAAGCAGAGGAGGTCACAGCCGCACCATGCAAAAACTGGCCACACAATTAAGAACTTGATTCTGCTgcacttttcttttatttcacagcatatatatatataactaaagTCCAAACTTTTCCAGATTCattcaaaaacaagaaaaagacaaatcCCAATCCCAATCCCTACAGTAGTATCTTCGTCGTTATTTTTTCCGGCTTCCTACCACTCCATGATGACCGTACACGTCATTTCTGGCTAACGGTTTTTCTGCGTTTTCTCTGTGCAGGGCTCACTTCCTGGTCCCATTGGTCCCCCTTACGGTCCAGCTCATCCCTCACtgtattttagattttattttcattcttttctaatttctttctcGGTGTGGTCCCACGGCTGGATACTGTGTATCaccttatttatatatgttccTGTGCTGATTTGGACCCTCCATTTTGGACTCTGAGTAAATAccaaatcataatttttaggTCATATTCTTTTTGGCCCATAACTTATATTGGGCTTCTGCGACTGGTTTGAGTGCAACCcatcacaaaaagaaagagagaaaattccACTTTATCCCATATTAAATATCTACGCACGCACACACAATACATCTTTCGCATTGTAAGTGAAACTAATCTCCGTTTGAATTGTggcaatattaattataatataaactatatattaATCGAGTATATTAGaatcttaaatataaattggTGGCAAATAATAAATTGCGTTGGATGTACCATCAAAAGGGGACTTTATCAGGGTGCTGGAGAGCAAGCCAAGAGAATGCACATATAATTGATTTGCAAGTAGGCCCACACCGCACGCTCTTCTGTAAAAGAATTCCACTTTCTCCGTTTTCACTTTCATCTCATATAATAGAAACCATCTACTATTAATATTTCCAGCAATACCTGCAATAAATAAACATCCGCCTTTTCTTATACTTCCAATTGTTCTGAAATTTATTCTGTAAAATAGctgtcattttttattaaaatttccacTACTTTTTCTTCTACATAGCAAAAGGCTCccacttattaaaaataaaagagctaacttgcaattattattattatgtaactAATAAACCAATATATCTTACTGCTGTAGCTATTCTTTATCATCCAGACAAAAGTTACGTCTTAATTTGTTTTGTAACGTATTTTTGTACATAGCACCACTACTCATTCAGTATTTTACTCATACATTAAAATAACTTACCCTTAATCACTTTAAAATAAGTCaaataataaactttattGCGGATGTGATCTCAcctcattaaattattttgaaaagaataacCAAAAGAACTTATTAAGATATGAacgattaaaaaatatttttctgaaagaaccaaaaataaaaaaaaaagagaatactAAGCAATAGCTAGTTTTAGGCCCATATCATTCTCGTCAATCCGGACATTTACTAAGCCTCAAAACCCAAGAAGAAAATTAAGGTCCATGGCCACTCAGGCCTGTTGGGCATTGCGAAGCAAAAAATCGGCTTATTGGGCTTAACAAGATTACTGACCCAAAAGGTGAAAATTGGTTAACAGATGACAAGCAGTGGTTACAAGCACATATTTCTTAGATGCATCAACCTGTGGGTCTAACATTTCCTGCGGGAAAAAACCGCAGGTAGCAGCGGTTCACAGAAGgcgggagagagagaaaaaaacaaataaaacataaCAAGGGAGGCGGCGGAGGCAGCAACAATGGAGGAAGCAGGTGCAAAGGCAGTGTGTGGGGAAGAGGCGTTGAACCTGCTTAATTGCGTAGCTCAATCGCCTTATGATCAAGATAAATGTGTCCGTCTCTTGCAGATTTTGAGAGAATGTGTGCTTAATAAGGTAGACCCAACTTTTGTTTTAGGTTTAATCGcaatttttcttgttattcatCTGTTATAAACTTCTGTgacttttttccttttagttaGATTGGtcttattagatttatttatcatCACCGTAGAAACAACTTTACCAATTCGCCGAGGATTGCCCTAATCAGTAGTTAAATGTAGCATAATCATGATGGCTtttttgattcaaatattgAAGAAGTCTCCACTCTCCAGAGCTCTCTGTTTTTTAAGCTTTTATAGATAACTAACTGAACTCTTGGAAATAGTTAATATGCATACATATgagtgatttatttttataatgcgTATTATTGATACTTTTATGTTGATTTAGCAATCatgtaatattattagtatacTTTTGTCCATTAGACTAAGTTGACCATATTCTCTTTTACTTAAAGATTATCACTAATAAAACTGAAACTAAATAAGTTGCAAAATGAAACACCTAGCTTGCAGTCTACCTTTAGCATTTAaactttgataaaaaaaatgggcatgacatttatcAACTAAAAATGTGTTACGAGAAAACCACATAACTGTTAAAGTTCATACTGTGGTGGAGCAAGTAGTAGacaattcaaatttaaaattttgtaaaaatattagaagttAATTTTCATCATCAAAATTATAAGGTCTAGTTTAATTTAAAGCAAGTTCATTATTTTTTGGAGTAGAATAACAAAAGCATAGAAGAATAGTTTAAGTTATTTACTGGgcaaaagtaatattttatatgcGACAAAATGGATTTCAAAGAGGAAAAAGGGGAGAGTAGGGGTAGTTTCCCCACTTGCCCCAATATAGATATGCTACTGCATCTTTGTACTAAACTCTTATGTTTCCTCTTATTGCATTTCTAGAAAATTGATTGCCTCTTCTATCATTTTATCTGCAGAAAGTGAAGAAGTTTTCACTTGCTGATCAGGATCTGCCGGAAGCAAATCCAATAGCCAAGAAAGCTtgattgaaaatttataatggtgcaacttttgttcttttttcacCAGGCCTGTTCTCATACTAGTATTACGGTACCAGTTGTTACTCGCAGACTCTTAAACATGATCTAAAGTTGTCATTGAGCTTATACCTCATTTGGTTTTAAATGTACTAAGGAAAAGAAGTTACTCTCATTTGGTTTTGGTTAGGAACTTATTTAGAAGTTAAGAAGGCCGAGTTGTAACTTTCGGAATGATAGACTTTAATGTCAATCCATATTTTCTGGGCTTATTATCATCAGGGTTTCAAAGTgcagctctctctctctctctctcacagacatacacacacacacacacacacacacagtCACATTCACACAAACAAACAATGACTTTGCTTAACAGCACCTTCAGCAAAGAAATTGTGAACCGCCCTGACAGGGGGTGGACCTATCACAATTTTTTATGTAGGGCAATAAATCTGAAAGACAGAATTCccatctttcttttcatccCTGGTACATTCTCTTCTGCTTAATTGCTTTAATTTGCTTGTTATAGTTATGCATATAAGCGTGAATATTCATATCACGTTAGTGATTGTGGTACTGGTGTGTCTATTATTGACTTCAAGTTGATGGTCTAGACTTTGTGCTACATATTAGAACTCTTAAACAGAGAAAGGGAGGAAAGCACACAAGTAGGTATCACTAGATTTAGGATTTATTTAGTAGAGATGAAATCAACTAGTATATGGTCTATGTCACCTATTCATGATCATGCTTCATTGCAACTTGTGGCTGTCTAACCATTGATGGCACTTCTTTCCTGTCACCATTTTAGGGTCGTTTTGACAGCAATTTGCCCCGGTGACAGAGATTTTCTTACTGATTTCCTTACACtgatgaaaaaaattaactgATCCTGATAAAGGACAAGCTGGGGCATGCCATGGAATCAAATAGATTTGGAGTAGTGGACGGGAATGTTAACTATAATCATGAAATAGCTGTTGTCAAAATTGCTAGGTTATTTGATATTTGTCAACTGTCACATGAATAAGAGCCACTGTTCCTTCAAACTTTTACCTGAATTTAGCAAAAATTACTATAGTACCGAAAGAATTACAAGGTAAACTGTTTGGGATAGGCTTAACTGAATACATGTTTCAGGTGAGTACTCTAGACGGATCCACATTTCAAAACCCACTTGTTTGTATCTAGCCAGTTCAGTAATTTCCTCAATGTACAATACTTTTGTAGTGAATGTCCATATTCACAATAAGTATACTTATCATGCTGTTGTCTCTTTGCCCTTCGAGTTCTCTTCCTAGTTAGTTATGGGCATTATTTGGTATCATTGTTGCATGACACCCTTTTAATAAAAGgtttaaattgatatttttttcttgaaaatttatataattagtgaaataaaatataaatattactgaGTTTTTCACTTATATTACATgcaatctataaaaaaaaaaatttattactttatcaataaattattcattcaacggttataattaaaatatacattGAATCAATTGTCGTCATTTCtacaaatataattcaaaattcaTCTTTGGAATGAAATGGGAAAGAATGAAAGAATATAGAAAAATGCCATCAAGCAATGATAACATAAAGatgataattttatcaaattcaaaaagaaagtTCCAATTCAAtagatacaaaaataaaacctTTCATGACAGGTAATCGTTAAGATTACATACACATCCATTCCAATCATCTCTCAAACAAAAGAACCTCCCCAGACcccaaaattcataaaagagaaaagagaaaagaaaaaagaaattgaagttaAAAGCTGCAAGTTAAGTCGGCGGCATGAATGAGGTAAGTAAGCACCAGTGCCACCAACATGAGCACATATGCAATTCCTTGGTCGATTGATGTCCCTGCATTGTGCACAAACAAATCATCCTCATCATTTCCAATTACCAAAGCAATTACTGAGGCACCAAAAGAACATaagtatttcaaatttattaaaaaaataaaataaaaactgcgTGCCTTATCCGCTCTATTTCCTTACATAACAAACTCTTAAAGTTGGCGAAAATCTCTTAACAAAACATCATATAGCGACCTTATAAGCATTAAGGTTTGCGTTAGTTCTATATTCGTGTGTCTTTTCCCAGTCTTTCAAACCCTGGAATGCTACAAATCTAAGCACATTTACATTACATTTTCAAAAGAATTCAAATCATAAGAAAGAATCCAAAATGCATCACCAAAACTCAATCCCAGATctggaagaaaaataaagcgAAACATtaacaaaagagaaagagaagtaCCATCACTAGTTGGGGCAGGAGCAGGAGCGGAGGACTGAGCCTGAACAGGCAAAGCAATGGCAAAGATAAGAGCGACAACAACGATAGCCAAAACCCTTGAAactgccattttctttttctttctttcttcacgATTTTACCTTAAAAACCAACAAAACTTTTACCTACACAAACacaatctctctctctctctctctgcaaCGACTTCTCTTGAATCCCCTGCAATGTAGCTCCGGAGAGTCGCGCAGAGAGAGTCAGATAATAAGAAGAACAAAACTTTCAAcccaaacccaaaaaagtttgtttcttttattcttttaaaatgaatgtGAATGTGAAGGTCAGGGGTAACTCGCAACAGTAtgttgtttattatatatagaaagtgCTTGGTGCGCGATTCAAATGGAGAGATGGAAAATAGAGAAGGTTGAGAGAAAACCGGTTAAGCCGGTAAAACCCGAGAGAGCAGGGGTGTGGGGTCCATCCGGAAATATCGGTGGATACGCCATGTGAGGAGAGGCAGTGGTTTTTTGTTGGATGGATTGGATTAAAATAGCCCCCCACTCACTCTTGCTTATTCGACAGAAAAGCTCTCTTGTCTCTGTTCTCTTTTGGCGCCATATGCTACGGTTCTTATTCGTCCACGTTTCCTATCTTTTCAGTTgtccttttgtttttcattttcctttttaacttttaagcACAcctataattcttttttactctctattctttctttatcttttatttctctctttttttttcattcatttttgtgatttttaaaGGTGttgctaaaataaaaaatataaacagtTTAAAAGTgttaaatttcaataaatctAATGgttacttt comes from Ricinus communis isolate WT05 ecotype wild-type chromosome 5, ASM1957865v1, whole genome shotgun sequence and encodes:
- the LOC8287731 gene encoding arabinogalactan protein 41, which gives rise to MAVSRVLAIVVVALIFAIALPVQAQSSAPAPAPTSDGTSIDQGIAYVLMLVALVLTYLIHAADLTCSF